In a genomic window of Pedobacter sp. KBS0701:
- a CDS encoding FKBP-type peptidyl-prolyl cis-trans isomerase gives MNKFTKLGLLTLLLATVVFSSCKKDYDTAQTVDDAAIKAYISKNSLTQMVPDSAKTGFYYQVTNPTDGELFLNTDSVLYDVTVKSMTNGTTYLQSPSNGNLGTYVGYLNSFYQGSLSTSTYNIPALRTAVLKLKPGGTARILLPSYLAFGRNGVGPIPSNENLDFIIKTYPYHKQWLFDDAKIQSFLAAKNLTATKDPSRVYYITNTVGTGTDAISDESTVVYKYTGRFLDGTVFDSSTDGTFSATFASIYVQGWKNIVRKYTAGAKFRMIIPSDLAYKTSGSNAIPPNAILDFDIEIVSVTN, from the coding sequence ATGAACAAATTTACTAAACTTGGCCTGTTGACACTTTTACTGGCTACTGTAGTTTTCAGCTCTTGCAAAAAGGACTATGATACTGCACAAACTGTAGATGATGCAGCTATAAAGGCATATATATCAAAGAATAGTTTAACACAAATGGTGCCTGATTCTGCTAAAACAGGATTTTATTATCAGGTTACAAACCCTACTGATGGTGAGCTATTCTTAAATACAGATTCGGTATTGTATGATGTGACTGTTAAATCTATGACGAATGGAACAACTTATCTCCAGTCACCCTCAAATGGTAATTTAGGTACTTACGTTGGCTATTTGAATAGCTTTTATCAGGGCTCTTTATCAACAAGTACATACAACATACCCGCATTAAGAACAGCTGTACTTAAATTAAAACCAGGAGGTACAGCCAGGATTTTGTTGCCTTCATATTTAGCCTTTGGTAGAAATGGTGTAGGACCAATTCCTTCAAATGAAAATCTTGATTTTATAATTAAAACTTACCCATACCATAAACAGTGGTTATTTGATGATGCAAAGATCCAAAGCTTTTTAGCTGCTAAAAATTTAACAGCAACTAAAGATCCCTCTCGTGTTTATTATATTACTAATACTGTTGGTACAGGTACTGATGCAATTAGCGATGAAAGCACTGTTGTTTATAAATATACTGGAAGATTTTTAGACGGTACCGTTTTTGATTCATCTACAGATGGTACTTTTTCGGCAACTTTTGCCAGTATTTATGTTCAAGGATGGAAAAATATTGTTAGGAAATATACTGCTGGTGCAAAATTTAGAATGATTATTCCATCTGATTTGGCTTATAAAACCAGTGGAAGTAATGCTATTCCTCCTAATGCCATACTAGATTTTGATATCGAAATAGTAAGTGTTACGAATTAG
- a CDS encoding FKBP-type peptidyl-prolyl cis-trans isomerase, protein MVKFKHIILLICLTGCFAACKKDVSIDDSYDPTPQFKADTAAISAFVKANNIPATKDASGIFYQIIAPGTGNVSYLPSTVITADYDGRLLNGTIFDSTKGTPTSFKLGNVILGWQFGIQKIQKGGKIRLIIPSYYAYGTQSPSSLVPANSVLDFTITLTDVQ, encoded by the coding sequence ATGGTTAAGTTTAAACATATTATTCTATTGATATGCCTCACAGGATGTTTTGCAGCTTGTAAGAAAGATGTATCTATTGATGATTCTTACGATCCTACTCCCCAGTTTAAGGCTGATACGGCTGCAATAAGTGCTTTTGTAAAGGCTAATAATATTCCGGCAACAAAAGATGCGAGTGGTATTTTTTATCAGATTATAGCTCCTGGAACAGGAAACGTAAGTTATCTACCCTCAACGGTGATTACTGCAGATTATGATGGCAGATTATTAAATGGTACTATTTTCGATAGCACCAAAGGAACCCCAACCTCTTTTAAACTTGGAAATGTAATTTTAGGATGGCAGTTTGGGATTCAAAAAATACAAAAAGGAGGAAAGATCAGGTTAATTATCCCATCTTATTACGCCTACGGAACACAGTCACCATCATCCTTGGTACCTGCTAATTCGGTACTCGATTTTACTATAACACTTACAGACGTACAATAA